Part of the Parambassis ranga chromosome 16, fParRan2.1, whole genome shotgun sequence genome, GGAATGTCACAGACGGCGGTCTTGACGTTGTTGGGGATCCATTCAACAAAGTAGCTGCTGTTCTTGTTCTGCACATTGAGCATCTGCTCATCAACCTCCTTCATGGACATGCGGCCACGGAACACAGCAGCAACTGTCAGGTAGCGGCCGTGGCGTGGATCACATGCAGCCATCATATTCTTGGCATCAAACACCTGCTGGGTGAGCTCGGGAACTGTGAGGGCACGGTACTGCTGGCTGCCCCTGCTGGTCAGGGGAGCAAAGCCAGGCATGAAGAAGTGCAAACGGGGGAAAGGCACCATGTTGACAGCCAGTTTGCGGAGATCAGCATTGAGCTGGCCAGGGAAACGAAGGCAGGTAGTGACTCCACTCATGGTGGCAGACACCAAGTGGTTTAGGTCTCCGTAGGTTGGTGTGGTCAGCTTCAGAGTGCGGAAGCAAATGTCATACAGAGCCTCGTTGTCAATGCAGTAGGTTTCATCTGTGTTCTCTACGAGCTGGTGGACTGACAGGGTTGCATTGTAGGGTTCAACCACTGTGTCAGACACCTGAGAACACAAAGAACTTTTATTCAGTCTTGTGATGTTAGGAGATGCTTCAGGCAAACCAAGCTAATATTAAAACCAAAATTTGCCATGTGCTATCACAAGAGTATATTACCTTCGGGGAAGGCACCACACTGAAGGTGTTCATGATACGGTCTGGGTACTCCTCACGTATCTTGCTGATGAGCAGGGTTCCCATACCAGATCCAGTTCCACCACCAAGAGAGTGGGTGAGCTGGAAGCCCTGCAGGCAGTCGCAGCTCTCAGACTCTTTACGGACCACATCCAGGACTGAGTCCACCAGCTCGGCTCCCTCTGTGTAGTGACCCTTGGCCCAGTTGTTTCCAGCACCACTCTGACCTGAAGGGGAAATTGACACACTGATGAGCCATTGTCTCTCCCTGTAGATAAGAACTTATACTATGTCTTTATTCCACCTACCAAACACAAAATTGTCAGGCCTGAAGATCTGCCCGAAGGGTCCAGACCTCACAGAGTCCATGGTGCCCGGCTCCAAGTCAACCAGAATGGCTCGAGGCACATATTTACCTCCTCCACATAAGAGAACGAGAGAAGacaaggagagaaagaaagagaacagaaaagaaaatataccAGCTCAGTTACACAGGAAGTACAGTCTTTACACAAGGCATAGAATGTGAGGAAATCCATGCATGACAAGTCCCATGTTACACATTAAAATTGGAAAATATCAACttcttataaaaaaaacatttacatattcCAGCGGTCAGCTAACCTGTGGCCTCATTGTAGTAAACGCtgatcctgtccagctgcaggtCACTGTCTCCGTGGTAAGTCCCAGTGGGATCGATGCCGTGCTCATCGCTGATCACTTCCCAGAACTGTAGACACAAAATGGCAGGTATCACATGACAGCTACTtacaataaaaatatgtatCCATGCGGTTTAAAGGACTGGGGGTTTTAAATGAGGATAACAGCAGTGGGTGTGCATTTTTTGTccagatggaaaaaaatgaattttccTTCATTTCTGCATGCCGTATCTAAACCCATATGCAACAGTGCAGCTGTTAATATTTCCACAGTCATTAACAGATGACCCAGCAGAATgcagttgtttttcttctcatatGCAAGATGCAAAGGAGGGAGCACAAAGGAGCTACAGATCACTCCCGAAGGCCAAACTGAAAATAAACTCCCTTTGCAGGCAGACACACTACAGTGAAGACGCCGATTGTCTTCAGATCTGTATGTATCATGTCTTGTTCACTCCTTAAAGGCCGCACTCAGATCTCTTACACAGTGGGTTAAACACAAAAAGCGAGTGTGGCCATACTGTAGGCAGTCATCTGCATGCATGTTTTTCATATCCTCCAACTAAGATGTTTTCTTGTCATAAAGCCAGTGATTTTCTGTTAGCAGCAGCAATAGGAGGATTTGGAGTAATCTGGATAAGCGGGCTGTATAGCAGCTCAGTACTTAAGAGATTGAGGGTCGGCTGCAGGCTAAGTATCATGACATTTAAATAAGACcatgtaaaacaaaaatgacCAAGTGACCTTAATTCAAGGGAGAtcaaagcacagcagaataaAGACTCAAATAaagtctaaaaaaaacagagaagctgaCTGACAGTTGACAGTGATGCAGTAGATGGCCTTCAGTAAAGTAAGAATATAATCACAGTGAAAGAATGAGGACAATAAGCAAGAAAGAAATGCCACACCCTGAC contains:
- the tubb5 gene encoding tubulin beta-5 chain isoform X1, which translates into the protein MREIVHIQAGQCGNQIGAKFWEVISDEHGIDPTGTYHGDSDLQLDRISVYYNEATGGKYVPRAILVDLEPGTMDSVRSGPFGQIFRPDNFVFGQSGAGNNWAKGHYTEGAELVDSVLDVVRKESESCDCLQGFQLTHSLGGGTGSGMGTLLISKIREEYPDRIMNTFSVVPSPKVSDTVVEPYNATLSVHQLVENTDETYCIDNEALYDICFRTLKLTTPTYGDLNHLVSATMSGVTTCLRFPGQLNADLRKLAVNMVPFPRLHFFMPGFAPLTSRGSQQYRALTVPELTQQVFDAKNMMAACDPRHGRYLTVAAVFRGRMSMKEVDEQMLNVQNKNSSYFVEWIPNNVKTAVCDIPPRGLKMAVTFIGNSTAIQELFKRISEQFTAMFRRKAFLHWYTGEGMDEMEFTEAESNMNDLVSEYQQYQDATAEEEGEFEEEAEEDA
- the tubb5 gene encoding tubulin beta-5 chain isoform X2, whose amino-acid sequence is MREIVHIQAGQCGNQIGAKFWEVISDEHGIDPTGTYHGDSDLQLDRISVYYNEATGKYVPRAILVDLEPGTMDSVRSGPFGQIFRPDNFVFGQSGAGNNWAKGHYTEGAELVDSVLDVVRKESESCDCLQGFQLTHSLGGGTGSGMGTLLISKIREEYPDRIMNTFSVVPSPKVSDTVVEPYNATLSVHQLVENTDETYCIDNEALYDICFRTLKLTTPTYGDLNHLVSATMSGVTTCLRFPGQLNADLRKLAVNMVPFPRLHFFMPGFAPLTSRGSQQYRALTVPELTQQVFDAKNMMAACDPRHGRYLTVAAVFRGRMSMKEVDEQMLNVQNKNSSYFVEWIPNNVKTAVCDIPPRGLKMAVTFIGNSTAIQELFKRISEQFTAMFRRKAFLHWYTGEGMDEMEFTEAESNMNDLVSEYQQYQDATAEEEGEFEEEAEEDA